The Calditrichota bacterium genome has a segment encoding these proteins:
- a CDS encoding peptidylprolyl isomerase produces MYPRLMLIALIAVLALASCTSKKAKECPTLAAEQIEALKEKVKAMPLEPVNANEVAVMTTNLGTMVIEFFPDKAPLHCAAFKRLVNAGFYNCTKFHRLIKDFVVQGGDILSRDADPQNDGTGNPGYTLPAEFNDVPHDKGILSMARTPDPNSAGSQFFICLSRQRTAFLDGQYTVFGKVIEGMEVLDKINALETVQVNPQLAVPKMPLFIQEIHMEQR; encoded by the coding sequence ATGTACCCCCGACTCATGCTGATCGCGCTCATTGCTGTGCTGGCATTGGCATCCTGCACGTCCAAGAAGGCCAAAGAGTGCCCGACCCTGGCAGCAGAACAGATTGAGGCGCTCAAAGAGAAGGTGAAGGCAATGCCCCTTGAACCGGTGAATGCCAACGAAGTGGCAGTGATGACCACCAATTTGGGGACGATGGTCATCGAGTTCTTCCCGGACAAGGCTCCTTTGCACTGTGCGGCCTTCAAGCGTCTGGTGAATGCCGGGTTCTACAACTGCACCAAGTTCCATCGGCTGATCAAGGACTTTGTGGTACAGGGCGGCGACATCCTTTCTCGGGACGCGGATCCCCAGAATGATGGCACCGGCAACCCAGGCTACACCTTGCCTGCCGAGTTCAACGACGTGCCGCACGATAAGGGCATTCTCTCCATGGCGCGCACTCCAGATCCGAATAGCGCCGGAAGCCAGTTTTTCATCTGCCTTTCACGGCAGCGCACCGCCTTCCTTGACGGCCAGTACACCGTATTTGGTAAGGTGATCGAGGGGATGGAAGTGTTGGACAAAATCAACGCCTTGGAGACGGTGCAAGTCAACCCCCAGCTGGCGGTGCCCAAGATGCCGCTGTTCATTCAGGAAATCCACATGGAGCAGCGATAG